One Mycobacterium paraseoulense genomic window, CACCGGAGTTACCGTCGCGCCGATCGAGGAGATGTTGACGATCGCGCCGCTGCGGCGCGCCCGCATGCCGGGCAGGACCGCCTTGATCATCGCGACGGTGCCGAAGAAGTGCGTCTCGAACAGGGCGCGCACCTCGGCGTCGTCGCCCTCCTCGACCGCGGCGCGGTAACCGTAACCGGCGTTGTTCACCAGAACGTCGACGTGGCCGAACCGGTCGTGGGCCTGGCCCACGACCGAGGCGACCTGTGCGGGGTCGGTGACGTCAAGGGCGGCCGCGAGCACGCGCTCCGGTGCGCCTCCCGCCAGGTCGGCGACCTTCGCGACGTCGCGCGCGGTCACGACCGCGTGGTGGCCGGCCTCGATGACGGCTTCGGCAAGCGCGCGGCCGAGTCCGCTCGAGCAGCCGGTGATGAGCCAGGTGGACATGCGGGATGA contains:
- a CDS encoding oxidoreductase gives rise to the protein MSTWLITGCSSGLGRALAEAVIEAGHHAVVTARDVAKVADLAGGAPERVLAAALDVTDPAQVASVVGQAHDRFGHVDVLVNNAGYGYRAAVEEGDDAEVRALFETHFFGTVAMIKAVLPGMRARRSGAIVNISSIGATVTPVGSGYYAAAKAAIEGMSGALRGELAPLGISVTIVEPGAFRTDFAGRSLVQSATVIDDYAATAGQRRKENDTMHGNQAGDPAKAATAIVAAVESSDPPGFLLLGPDALAFYRYVADARATEIAKWERLTSGTDFGP